One Salvia splendens isolate huo1 chromosome 1, SspV2, whole genome shotgun sequence genomic window, ATCCCTAGTCAATGTGTGAGAAAAATGGCCAGCCTACCACTTGCGCTACAATGCTCTTTGTTTTTCTTATGTTTGTagaaataattatgtttatatttcgtattataaatttaaaaaataaaaacaacctATTATAATACGCTACAATGCCGCTGCTGGGAGGATGAGAGCCGCCGCTGCTGGCCGGGCTTGCTGCTAGGAGGAAGGTGAAGTGGTCGCTGGTGctgggaagaagaaggagaactCGCCGCTGGGAAGGGAAGGAGtagccgccgctgctgctgggAAGGAGTCTCCGGCCGGTGGGGAGGAGTCGCCGGGCGCTGGGAAGGAGAGTGGCAGAATGCGGCGGTGTGGGAGTCTCCAGATTCAGCTGCGTGTGTAGGGTTGGGAAGTGGGAAATAATGTTTTGAATAGGGATAATAAAAGAATTTTTGagggaaaataaataataggaATTGGGGAATTTTAGTTTCGGTTCCCTCAGTTCTTTCGGGTATAACCGATCGGTTATCCGTTAACCGACTAACCGATCGTGGCTTCAAACGGGAACCGAAACTGAACCGATAACTGAATTTAtcggttatcggttaaccgagaaccgattTTTTTGGttcggttatcggttaaccgactaaCCGATGACCGAATTCCCGGGCCTAGTTATGTAGTCGAATATCCTACTAGGTTTCACTTGATCGAGTGATATGTGCCATCACATACCAAACAGTTGAATTGTAACCGAGAACCGATTTTTTTGGTTCGAttatcggttaaccgactaaCCGATGACCGAATTCCCGGGCCTAGTTATGTAGTCGAATATCCTACTAGGTTTCACTTGATCGAGTGATATGTGCCATCACATACCAAACAGTTGAATTGTTTGACAGAATTCTTACACAGACTCCCACTCGATTGAATGGTGTGTCACAAGTCAAGCGGTGGGCAGTTGTTGAGAATATGggttaaaaattaaaatggagggaaagaagaagagttCAATTATCCAAACTCCCATCATTTTGGAAACAAACCACCAACTTAGTTGAAAAAGCACCATGAATTCTAcgatttttattatatttaatttaatgtattCGAGATTAGCATGTGAGGCTAGTTTTTTTTTGGTGCTCCTAGTATGTAGTAAAGTGCGTATTTCAGAATGCGGTATAAGTGTTGTGCAAACTTTCTTGAGCACAAGTGAgttaaaatatcaacaactatGAGTTACACAATGTGGTTAACAATTGGTGAATACTAATAATCATGGCACGTTCATAGGCAGATTAAAATAAACTGGGTTACATTCTCGGCAGTCATGTTGCTTCGACGTAGCATGTGCTAATTTTGACTCGTATACTAAATAAACTATAGTACAACATCCATTCCATCtacacctaagattgtaagaagtAAGAATTATGTGTTAAAGTTTTGTACTATGATTCATAGGTGAGGCTCTTGCGAGTCGAACGTTGCTTTCTTGTTGCATTTTATAAACAGAGCATGCTATAGAAAACCAAAGGTATGAAGGCATTATCAAGCTGTGCCGTGTAGGCCACCAACAGTCCGCTCGTGGTTACTGCTACAATCAAGGAAAACCAGTGCTGCAAAAACATGCACCACTGTGCGAACAGCCATGAGTGCGTGAAAAATTAGTGAGCAAGTTATATACACATATgcaacagagagagagagagagagaccatAGTGAAAATGTAACCAGTTGCTGCTAAAAGTGGGAGTAGAACAAAGCAAGCAGCAAGAACAGATGTTATGCCAGCAGCAGTGCCTTCTATTGTTTTCTCTGGAATAATAAACTCACATGAGTTGGTGCAGAAAACATAAGTTTAGATAACACAGAAGAAAGGGAGATGGAGAAAGTACTTCCAGTTTTGCTCCACCGAAGAACTCCATACTTGTGTCCTACCATAGATGCCTAAtataaccacaaaacaaaacattcagcACAAGCAAAACAGTGGTAGGAAGTCATCCACACTATTTAACTCAGTAATTGAATGAATCTTCGTCTtccatttttccttttctttgttGGTCACTACAATTCATTAAAGAGAAGAGAATATTCATATATAACAAGTTACAACATTCTACACGAGCAGCAAACCCACAACACTTATTCTCAACAGAAAGTGACACAATGATTTATCAGCAGTTACAGACGTGATCAGTTGCATCAACCGCCAGAATACTAGAAAATTCTGGTAATTGAACTGGTATATTTCTAAGATGGATGGTTACTAAGCATTAGTCAAACTAGAGTATATAGCCACATAGATTACTGGCTATGCATGAGCAAACAAGTTCAATTTTTCACTGGATTACTTGTAGTATCATTTAAAGAATCAAATTGTATATCAAGTTATAAACTCAAATCAAAGATCATAGAAACAATGTCAGCAGCCAATAGAAACCATATGAGCTTACCATTGTATCTCCAATACCAAGACTTAGAATTCCAGCAAACGGTGCAAGTGGTCTATCAGTAAAACCAGAGGACAACCATATAGGAATTGCACATCCCAACAACAGTGAGAAGTGGCTGAATAGAGAGACAAGGCAGGAATTGAGTCAATCAATATGGGACCCACATGGTATATCAATTATGCTAGCCAAT contains:
- the LOC121741649 gene encoding dolichol kinase EVAN-like isoform X3, with translation MAVAIFVPALIFQPKFLDLSFGAALAVFLLLEIIRIWKIWSLGHLVHQFMNAFTDHRDSDLLIVSHFSLLLGCAIPIWLSSGFTDRPLAPFAGILSLGIGDTMASMVGHKYGVLRWSKTGKKTIEGTAAGITSVLAACFVLLPLLAATGYIFTMWCMFLQHWFSLIVAVTTSGLLVAYTAQLDNAFIPLVFYSMLCL